In the genome of Macrobrachium nipponense isolate FS-2020 chromosome 34, ASM1510439v2, whole genome shotgun sequence, one region contains:
- the LOC135207933 gene encoding rhomboid-related protein 2-like — MSTRSEARSKRRYSAVNLTDIAEEFWDRNDPGKTRRIPTGAMRDRILFTEEADGMPNALVIQLLQKADANHDGYIEYEEFLSLKDSVVEYSKARNTFNRAALSVVPRSERTLQKRVYLQEYSCCPPPLFMIVAMIVEVVVFIYYMVDMGLPMGVSGPAPVYSPLIYNPYRRYEAWRYVSYCLIHSGYMHLINNLIVQTILGVILEMVHGWWRVGFIYLSGVLFGALAHSITSPKTYLAGASGGVFAVEYAHLGNLLLNWSEMEYRWVQLVIIVVLSSSDLGFAIYDTYFSPNPSNTGHMAHLGGAVAGILVGIYILRNLEQKRWEKYCWWVALVVFLILVGTGVVLNIALPVPEFFPYDDESTIVLARELFKLRQV, encoded by the exons ATGTCAACTCGCTCGGAGGCGAGAAGTAAGCGGCGCTATAGCGCCGTGAATCTGACAGAT ATAGCCGAAGAATTCTGGGACCGCAATGACCCAGGGAAGACACGGAGGATACCGACGGGCGCCATGAGAGACAGGATCCTCTTCACGGAGGAGGCCGATGGGATGCCCAACGCCCTGGTCATCCAGCTCCTGCAGAAGGCCGACGCCAACCACGACGGGTACATCGAGTACGAGGAGTTCCTCAGCCTG AAGGACTCGGTGGTGGAGTACTCGAAGGCCCGCAACACCTTCAACAGGGCCGCCCTCAGCGTCGTCCCAAGAAGCGAGAGGACGCTGCAGAAGCGAGTCTACCTGCAGGAGTATTCTTGCTGCCCTCCGCCTTTGTTTATGATCGTCGCCATGATTGTCGAG GTCGTGGTCTTCATCTACTACATGGTGGACATGGGACTGCCCATGGGCGTGTCTGGGCCGGCTCCTGTCTACTCCCCTCTCATTTACAACCCCTACAGGAGGTACGAGGCCTGGCGGTACGTTTCCTACTGTCTCATCCACTCTGG ctacatGCACCTAATCAACAACCTCATCGTCCAAACAATTTTGGGAGTCATCCTCGAAATGGTCCACGGTTGGTGGAGGGTGGGATTCATCTACCTCTCAGGAGTCCTATTCGGCGCCCTTGCCCATTCCATCACGTCCCCGAAGACCTACCTGGCAGGGGCATCTGGAGGGGTATTTGCCGTGGAATACGCCCATCTGGGGAATCTACTTCTG AATTGGTCTGAGATGGAGTACCGCTGGGTCCAGCTGGTGATTATCGTCGTGCTAAGCAGCAGTGACCTCGGCTTTGCCATCTATGATACGTACTTCAGTCCGAATCCCTCGAAT ACGGGTCATATGGCTCACCTAGGCGGAGCCGTTGCTGGCATCCTGGTGGGAATCTACATCCTGAGGAACCTCGAGCAGAAGAGGTGGGAGAAGTACTGCTGGTGGGTGGCCCTCGTGGTGTTCCTCATCCTGGTGGGTACGGGCGTGGTCCTGAACATAGCACTTCCGGTCCCCGAATTCTTCCCGTACGACGACGAATCTACGATCGTTCTAGCAAGGGAGCTGTTCAAGTTGAGGCAGGTATGA